In Synechococcus sp. PCC 6312, one genomic interval encodes:
- the murJ gene encoding murein biosynthesis integral membrane protein MurJ translates to MKEKTDPSPSPKDSNSTDNPDGITSTDLGTQPTPTHPSKPVRSLATIATIVAIATLISKLAGLVRQQAIAAEFGVGAAVDAYNYAYVIPGFLFVLLGGINGPFHSSIISVVLKHPKEKAAPLVETVTTLVGGLLLILTGLLILFARPLIQIIAPGASPDIQAIATEQFQIMAPLAVLSGLIGIGFGTLNAADQYWLPSVSPLLSSVTVIIGIWFFSHLYGPAVLAWGTLAGGLLQWFVQIPAQWQAGMGRLRLRFDFNQPEVRELGQLMIPATLSSGMLLISVYISLFFASQLPTGAASALGYAQLLFLTPLGILSNVILVPYMPIFSRLASPPDWPELKQRIRQSLVLTALSMMPVGAWMAALALPTVRVIYERYAFDFAASRLVAALLLVYAVGMFAYLARDVLVRVFYGLGDGSTPLKITLWGLAFNFGFNFFFTRSFGAPGLAMATVGVNLLSFLALLWILQRRLGGLPWRDLLWPLGGVALASVASGGACWGALQGLKGVMGTEGLVNQLMQLAVAGLAGVVVFGLMIWPMKLTELDFFLAKLYRFLPSNWRRNG, encoded by the coding sequence ATGAAGGAAAAAACAGATCCTTCCCCCTCCCCTAAAGACTCAAACTCAACAGATAATCCTGACGGAATAACCTCAACGGATTTGGGAACCCAGCCTACTCCGACCCATCCATCTAAACCTGTGCGGTCTTTAGCGACCATTGCCACAATTGTTGCCATCGCCACCCTGATTAGTAAGCTGGCTGGTTTAGTTCGTCAACAGGCCATTGCCGCTGAATTTGGAGTTGGAGCAGCGGTGGATGCCTATAACTACGCCTATGTAATTCCGGGATTTTTATTTGTCCTTCTGGGTGGGATCAACGGCCCTTTCCACAGTTCGATTATTAGCGTTGTCCTCAAGCATCCCAAAGAAAAAGCGGCTCCCTTGGTAGAAACAGTAACAACCTTAGTGGGTGGACTCCTATTAATTTTGACAGGATTATTGATCCTATTCGCCAGGCCCCTGATTCAGATCATTGCTCCCGGTGCTTCCCCAGACATTCAGGCCATAGCTACTGAACAGTTCCAAATCATGGCTCCCTTGGCAGTCTTATCAGGGTTGATTGGTATTGGTTTTGGGACTCTCAATGCTGCAGATCAGTATTGGTTGCCTTCCGTAAGCCCCTTACTTTCCAGCGTGACAGTGATCATTGGGATTTGGTTCTTTAGTCATCTTTATGGGCCAGCGGTCTTGGCCTGGGGTACGTTGGCCGGGGGACTGTTGCAATGGTTTGTCCAAATTCCGGCCCAATGGCAAGCAGGAATGGGGCGACTCCGACTGCGGTTTGACTTTAATCAGCCAGAAGTGAGGGAATTGGGTCAGTTAATGATCCCGGCAACTCTGTCATCGGGGATGTTGTTGATTAGCGTTTATATCAGTCTGTTTTTTGCCTCACAATTGCCCACAGGGGCAGCCTCAGCCTTGGGATATGCCCAATTATTGTTTCTAACGCCCTTAGGAATCTTGTCCAATGTAATTTTAGTTCCCTATATGCCCATTTTCTCCCGGCTAGCATCTCCTCCTGATTGGCCAGAGTTGAAACAACGGATTCGCCAGAGTCTAGTCTTAACAGCCTTAAGCATGATGCCTGTGGGGGCCTGGATGGCGGCGTTAGCACTGCCAACTGTGCGGGTCATCTATGAACGTTATGCCTTTGACTTTGCCGCCTCTCGTTTGGTCGCCGCCCTGTTGTTGGTGTATGCGGTGGGGATGTTTGCCTATTTGGCCCGAGATGTTCTGGTTCGAGTGTTTTATGGCCTAGGAGATGGTAGTACACCCCTCAAAATTACCCTCTGGGGCCTCGCCTTTAACTTTGGTTTTAACTTCTTCTTTACTCGCTCCTTTGGCGCACCCGGCCTGGCTATGGCTACCGTAGGGGTAAATCTGCTCTCATTTCTGGCATTACTGTGGATATTGCAACGGCGACTGGGGGGCTTACCTTGGCGAGATTTGCTTTGGCCCCTGGGGGGGGTGGCGTTGGCCAGTGTGGCTAGTGGTGGAGCGTGTTGGGGAGCATTGCAAGGGTTGAAGGGGGTTATGGGCACTGAGGGGTTAGTGAACCAGTTAATGCAACTAGCTGTGGCTGGCCTGGCGGGAGTAGTTGTGTTTGGGTTAATGATTTGGCCAATGAAGCTGACAGAGCTGGATTTTTTCTTAGCCAAGCTCTACCGATTTCTTCCCTCAAATTGGCGCAGAAATGGGTGA
- a CDS encoding Arm DNA-binding domain-containing protein: protein MLTGLAIRKAKTTEKTQKLFDGAELYLEVPKKGNKRWRLKYRYQGKVKLISLGIYPTITLADARQRRDKAKKPLANGI, encoded by the coding sequence ATGCTGACAGGGTTGGCAATTCGTAAGGCAAAGACTACTGAGAAAACCCAAAAGCTCTTTGATGGCGCCGAGCTTTATCTGGAAGTCCCAAAGAAGGGTAATAAACGATGGCGGCTCAAGTATCGCTACCAAGGCAAAGTAAAGCTAATCAGCTTAGGTATTTATCCAACTATTACGCTGGCAGATGCGAGACAACGGCGGGATAAAGCTAAGAAACCTTTAGCGAACGGCATATAG
- a CDS encoding helix-turn-helix domain-containing protein — translation MDELNQFINACLDSRETKRALAVKMTLEGFTHQQIMNILRVSSGFVTKWKQAFLLSGVNGLKLGYKGKAAYFTEVEKQQVNGDKPEQEWPIHYIKLAPYAPKQNLIEAVWLQVKNFLRNEWHLLKTFKITKWLFEQFLSHFVLHSSHLSMYGTLS, via the coding sequence ATGGATGAACTCAACCAATTTATTAATGCTTGTCTAGATTCAAGAGAGACTAAGCGGGCCTTAGCAGTAAAGATGACACTAGAAGGATTTACGCATCAACAGATTATGAATATTCTTCGAGTTTCATCAGGATTTGTTACGAAATGGAAGCAAGCTTTTTTATTGTCAGGCGTTAATGGACTAAAACTGGGCTACAAAGGTAAAGCTGCATATTTTACAGAGGTTGAAAAACAACAAGTCAATGGAGATAAGCCAGAACAAGAATGGCCTATTCACTACATCAAATTAGCCCCATACGCACCGAAACAAAATCTGATTGAAGCAGTGTGGTTGCAAGTTAAAAACTTCTTGAGGAATGAGTGGCACTTATTGAAAACATTTAAGATTACTAAATGGCTGTTTGAACAGTTCTTAAGTCATTTTGTTCTCCATTCTTCTCATCTCAGTATGTATGGTACGTTGTCATGA
- a CDS encoding response regulator, which yields MANDKDFIKNKSHYSDSIVRSILLKTSAGIAVAIFFSTLIGYIVTYHNVKEEILEQELHNLEQKAELYGQNFRDAKFKQTILKGAILRELNTPHAGNVVDEFNRLFVKMPDGSLQNRPEFSRQSWMPRIFIKPNTALSTQEKRQLLAYYKVLSHYGPAWQTIFANLYIEIPKVGLIIYLPHYQIDIEKFFNDYERVNQKRGLTVWSDGHYDQDSKAWVVTYAAPVTTNSSSKIVLGFDLFSERFRNSKLYSSRSQTQSILFDQNGTLIRHPDYANIIKRNEYFNILESKDKKLIELFNLVINNFDKEQIIDDNDHEQYLIVARIDASDQYLVTTIPKALSFYQVDIFRHTFIFIIIGLLLLLSIILILMLIMRRQVSIPLLQLTEATEAIASGNLDVNLDFKRRDELGRLAFLFNQMAQELSHAFNCLKQSNEELEVRVEERTHELKEAMEQAEAANKAKSSFMANMSHELRTPLNAIIGYSEMLQDDAEDVGADDLIDDLKKIEGAGKHLLGLINDVLDLSKIEAGRMELFLEDFDLAPMIQEVIATIQPLVEKNHNNLQVEMSDNLGAMHSDVTKIRQCLFNLISNASKFTDNGTVCLTVNRTNEGDVDWIIMRVKDSGIGMTSEQQAKLFQAFTQADASTTRKFGGTGLGLSITKKFCQMLGGTINVDSQYGVGSTFTIRLPAILNTLVNINSSQTTDSGTFESTIWTGKTILVIDDDLAIHDLIRHYFEPKGFKVMVADDPEVGLQLAKDHHPHVIILDVIMPKIDGWGVLTRLKADPDLSLIPVIMATIVDDKSMGITLGATDFLVKPIQREQLDKLLKKYQEKFTSNLILVVDDDENNRELIQRQLEKDGWEVLVAENGITALNILRQYTPALILLDLMMPGLDGFGVIEQLRQNEQWQDIPVVVITAKTLTDKDRARLHGSVESVLQKGNYSRQSLLQEVRLLIEQNHSTFLL from the coding sequence ATGGCAAACGATAAGGACTTTATCAAAAATAAATCTCACTATTCAGACTCCATTGTGCGAAGCATTCTCCTAAAAACGAGTGCTGGTATCGCAGTTGCAATATTTTTTTCAACACTAATTGGGTATATTGTCACTTACCATAATGTTAAGGAAGAAATACTCGAACAAGAACTTCATAACCTTGAGCAAAAAGCAGAGCTTTACGGACAAAACTTTAGGGATGCCAAATTTAAGCAAACCATACTTAAGGGAGCAATTTTACGTGAGTTAAATACTCCTCATGCAGGTAATGTTGTTGATGAGTTTAACCGTTTATTTGTAAAAATGCCAGATGGATCGCTGCAAAATCGCCCTGAGTTTTCACGTCAAAGCTGGATGCCACGAATTTTTATTAAGCCAAATACGGCCTTATCAACTCAAGAGAAGCGGCAATTACTTGCTTACTATAAAGTTCTGAGTCACTATGGGCCGGCCTGGCAGACCATTTTTGCAAATCTATATATCGAAATTCCCAAGGTTGGTCTAATTATTTATTTGCCTCACTATCAGATTGATATTGAGAAATTTTTTAATGATTATGAAAGAGTCAATCAGAAACGAGGTTTAACAGTTTGGTCAGATGGTCATTATGATCAGGACTCTAAGGCCTGGGTTGTGACTTACGCAGCACCAGTGACGACCAACTCTAGCTCTAAAATTGTTTTGGGCTTTGATTTATTTTCTGAACGTTTTAGAAATTCAAAGTTATATTCCAGCCGCTCCCAGACACAAAGTATTTTGTTTGATCAAAATGGGACTTTAATCCGACATCCTGACTACGCAAATATCATCAAACGCAATGAATATTTTAATATTTTAGAAAGTAAAGACAAAAAATTAATAGAGCTATTTAATCTAGTGATTAATAATTTTGATAAAGAACAAATTATTGATGATAATGATCATGAACAATATTTGATAGTTGCTAGAATTGATGCCTCAGATCAATATTTGGTCACTACTATTCCGAAAGCTTTATCTTTCTATCAGGTCGACATCTTTAGACACACGTTTATATTTATAATTATCGGTCTTCTATTATTACTTTCCATCATTTTAATTTTAATGTTGATCATGCGCCGTCAAGTTTCAATTCCATTGTTGCAACTGACTGAAGCCACAGAAGCCATTGCATCTGGAAATTTAGATGTTAACTTAGATTTTAAACGCAGGGATGAACTGGGACGACTAGCCTTCTTGTTTAATCAAATGGCACAAGAGCTAAGTCATGCATTTAATTGTCTTAAGCAATCTAATGAAGAATTGGAAGTACGGGTTGAAGAGCGCACCCATGAACTTAAGGAAGCAATGGAGCAGGCTGAAGCTGCCAATAAAGCAAAAAGTTCCTTTATGGCCAATATGAGTCATGAACTTAGAACTCCTTTGAATGCGATTATTGGGTATAGTGAGATGCTCCAAGATGATGCTGAAGATGTAGGTGCAGATGATTTAATTGATGATCTAAAAAAAATTGAAGGAGCAGGAAAGCATTTACTTGGACTAATCAATGATGTCTTAGATTTATCTAAAATCGAAGCGGGGCGCATGGAGCTTTTTCTTGAAGATTTCGATTTAGCCCCCATGATTCAGGAAGTGATCGCGACAATTCAACCTTTAGTTGAGAAAAATCATAACAATTTACAGGTTGAAATGTCTGATAATTTGGGGGCAATGCATTCTGATGTTACTAAAATTCGTCAATGTTTGTTTAATTTAATTAGTAACGCAAGTAAGTTTACAGATAATGGTACGGTTTGTCTTACTGTTAACCGAACGAATGAAGGTGATGTGGATTGGATTATTATGCGTGTTAAAGATTCGGGAATTGGCATGACATCTGAACAACAAGCAAAATTATTCCAAGCATTTACCCAGGCCGACGCTTCCACAACCCGTAAATTTGGTGGCACTGGCCTGGGTTTGTCTATTACAAAAAAGTTTTGCCAAATGCTAGGTGGCACAATAAATGTTGATAGTCAATATGGTGTTGGTTCTACCTTTACGATTCGTTTACCAGCAATACTTAACACCCTTGTAAATATTAATTCCAGTCAAACAACTGACTCAGGTACTTTTGAAAGTACTATCTGGACTGGCAAGACAATTTTGGTAATTGATGATGACTTAGCAATCCATGATTTGATTCGACATTATTTTGAACCCAAGGGCTTTAAGGTGATGGTCGCTGATGATCCAGAAGTTGGCTTACAGCTTGCTAAGGATCACCACCCCCACGTGATTATCTTAGATGTGATTATGCCTAAAATAGATGGGTGGGGAGTTTTGACCAGGCTTAAAGCTGACCCTGATTTATCTTTAATTCCGGTGATCATGGCAACGATTGTTGATGATAAAAGTATGGGGATTACCTTAGGAGCCACTGATTTTTTAGTCAAGCCTATTCAACGAGAACAACTGGATAAATTATTGAAGAAATATCAAGAAAAATTTACTTCTAATCTTATTTTGGTTGTTGATGATGATGAGAATAATCGTGAATTAATTCAACGACAATTAGAAAAGGATGGCTGGGAAGTCTTAGTAGCAGAGAATGGTATTACTGCTCTCAATATTTTAAGACAATATACCCCTGCCCTTATTCTGCTCGATTTGATGATGCCTGGATTGGATGGGTTTGGGGTAATTGAGCAGTTACGCCAAAATGAACAATGGCAGGATATTCCCGTTGTTGTGATTACTGCCAAAACATTGACCGATAAAGATCGAGCGCGTTTACACGGTTCTGTTGAAAGTGTCCTCCAAAAAGGCAATTATAGTCGGCAAAGTCTATTACAGGAAGTTCGATTACTGATTGAGCAAAATCATTCTACTTTTTTACTGTAG
- a CDS encoding SpoIIE family protein phosphatase, producing the protein MSTSESDSLSASHQQVTEVLSLLRHELRTPVNGILGYSEIILDDLEGDEFLSSNQTVINALSSLQICGQKILTSVNNHLVLSTELVNNFESDFITVINLLTHDIVPIIDNIFEDCETLHHEEQLKASGTDIDKIESSTKNLKKIINLISQIKIASAEDILCIFRGESNRIENVQDKNPHDRLKSDSEQKFGVILVVDDVENNRVLFSRQLQRQGYEVDTAVDGYQALEKLSHRAYDLILLDYMMPELNGFQVLSRLKSDQKLRHIPVIMISANDEIDQVIRCIEIGAEDYLPKPLNSTLLRARITSTLDKKQLRDREQDYLRQVESLSAKMTKELEMGRQMQLNFLPRELVQHPSWQFSAFFKPARQVAGDFYDLFELTENRVGIVIADVCDKGVGAALFMALFRSLIRIFSFQIQIDYKATCSQGSDSFNDLQILKSEQILEAIALTNDYVAIHHGDLSMFATLFYGILDLNTGQLSYINGGHESLVVITSDGKIREQLKATGPAVGMMPKITFKMANTQIERGEILVGYTDGVSEARNLDGEFFSRDELYRIIQQPADSGADLLETIKVNVLKHIDTAEQFDDITLLAIHRRESLSSS; encoded by the coding sequence ATGAGTACATCTGAATCTGACTCACTTTCCGCTTCTCATCAGCAGGTGACTGAGGTGTTGTCATTGCTCAGACATGAGTTACGCACCCCAGTTAACGGTATTTTGGGCTATAGCGAAATTATTTTGGATGATTTAGAAGGTGATGAATTTTTGTCGTCAAATCAGACTGTTATCAACGCGCTTAGCTCACTTCAAATTTGTGGACAAAAGATACTTACGAGTGTCAACAATCATCTAGTGCTTTCTACAGAGTTAGTCAATAATTTTGAATCTGATTTTATAACTGTTATTAATTTACTGACCCATGACATCGTTCCAATCATTGATAATATCTTTGAAGATTGTGAAACTCTTCACCATGAAGAACAACTGAAGGCATCAGGGACAGATATTGACAAAATTGAAAGCTCAACTAAAAATCTCAAGAAAATTATTAATTTAATTTCCCAGATAAAGATTGCCTCGGCTGAGGATATTCTTTGCATATTTAGAGGCGAAAGTAACCGTATTGAAAATGTCCAAGATAAAAATCCTCACGACAGATTAAAGAGTGATTCAGAGCAGAAATTTGGAGTCATATTAGTTGTTGACGATGTTGAAAATAATCGAGTCTTGTTCTCTCGACAATTACAACGCCAAGGGTATGAGGTTGATACAGCCGTTGATGGGTATCAAGCCCTAGAAAAGCTGTCACATCGGGCGTATGATTTAATTCTTTTAGATTATATGATGCCAGAACTGAACGGATTTCAGGTTCTAAGTCGCCTCAAGTCTGATCAAAAATTGCGGCATATCCCAGTGATTATGATTTCTGCTAATGATGAAATTGATCAAGTTATTCGCTGCATTGAAATTGGGGCAGAGGACTATTTACCCAAGCCCTTAAATTCAACTTTACTACGGGCTAGAATTACTTCAACACTCGATAAAAAACAACTCCGAGATCGGGAGCAGGATTACTTACGGCAAGTGGAATCTCTTTCTGCCAAAATGACCAAAGAGCTGGAAATGGGGCGGCAGATGCAACTTAATTTCTTACCTCGGGAATTAGTGCAGCATCCAAGTTGGCAGTTTTCAGCATTCTTTAAGCCTGCGCGGCAGGTGGCTGGAGATTTTTATGACCTATTTGAATTAACTGAAAACCGTGTGGGAATTGTCATCGCTGATGTTTGTGATAAAGGCGTTGGTGCAGCTCTCTTTATGGCTTTATTTCGGAGTCTAATTCGTATCTTTTCATTTCAGATTCAAATAGACTACAAGGCAACTTGCTCGCAGGGCAGTGATAGCTTCAATGACTTACAAATATTAAAGTCTGAGCAGATTTTGGAGGCTATCGCTTTGACAAATGATTATGTGGCAATTCATCATGGGGATTTGAGTATGTTTGCAACCTTGTTTTATGGGATATTAGACTTGAATACGGGTCAGTTGTCCTATATTAATGGCGGCCATGAGTCTTTGGTGGTTATTACCAGTGATGGAAAAATTAGAGAGCAACTCAAAGCAACTGGCCCAGCAGTGGGGATGATGCCCAAAATTACGTTTAAGATGGCTAATACTCAAATTGAGCGTGGTGAGATATTAGTGGGATATACCGATGGGGTTTCTGAAGCCAGAAATCTTGATGGGGAGTTTTTTTCCAGAGATGAGCTATATCGAATCATCCAGCAACCAGCTGACTCTGGCGCAGATTTGCTAGAAACGATTAAAGTAAACGTCTTAAAGCACATTGATACTGCCGAGCAATTTGATGATATTACGTTACTCGCCATTCACCGCAGAGAGTCTCTAAGCTCTTCCTAA
- a CDS encoding response regulator codes for MPRILLVEDNELNRDMLSRRLIKKGYEIIFAVDGSQAINLGISEKPDIILMDISLPIIDGWTATQTLKNNPETQHIPIIALTAHAMAGDKEKALAAGCDDYDTKPIELPRLLGKIEQHLHHQN; via the coding sequence ATGCCTCGAATTTTACTCGTCGAAGACAATGAACTGAATCGAGATATGTTATCTCGTCGCCTGATTAAAAAGGGCTATGAAATTATTTTTGCCGTAGATGGTTCTCAGGCGATAAATCTGGGTATTTCCGAAAAGCCAGACATTATTTTAATGGATATTAGTTTACCCATTATTGACGGATGGACAGCAACACAAACATTGAAGAACAATCCCGAAACCCAACATATCCCCATTATTGCCCTCACAGCCCATGCAATGGCCGGGGACAAGGAGAAAGCCTTAGCCGCCGGATGTGATGATTATGATACAAAGCCCATCGAATTACCTCGTTTACTGGGCAAAATTGAGCAACATCTTCATCATCAGAACTGA
- a CDS encoding murein transglycosylase A produces MVSVLSKILGVGVIPLVLGLSGEMVVPAQISLPFRSVPSSEVNPMAGLDQGLWGPGNDRSGLLRAIDQSLAYLNSPKAISDYKKYTAPNQPGAVLGPNLRQRVIQSLQRFRQLVIHSPNPQALKVAVKNEFAFYQSVGNDQAGTVHFTGYYEAVYAASLVSTPEYRYPIYGRPADFQNWPHPHPTRRELEGEDGLQGSQGKLKGLELAWLKDRLEAFLIQVQGSAQLQLTNGQMMTVGYAGKTNFPYTSIGQELIKDGKIPREELTLPRLIAYFQANPLEMDNYIPRNESFVFFRNTQGGQAEGSINVPVTAERSIATDKSLWPPGALAIINTVIPPKPAQGHNAGQPVSRFVLDQDTGSAIKGPGRVDIFMGTGNAAKARAGLINTDGELYYLLLK; encoded by the coding sequence ATGGTGTCTGTGCTCTCGAAAATTCTTGGGGTTGGCGTGATTCCACTAGTCTTGGGCCTCAGTGGGGAAATGGTGGTTCCGGCCCAAATCTCTCTTCCCTTTCGTTCAGTCCCAAGCAGTGAAGTCAACCCAATGGCTGGCCTGGATCAGGGGTTATGGGGGCCGGGGAATGACCGCTCAGGCTTATTACGGGCCATTGATCAGAGCTTGGCTTACCTAAACTCTCCGAAAGCCATCTCGGATTATAAAAAATATACAGCCCCCAATCAGCCAGGTGCAGTCCTTGGCCCTAATCTCAGACAACGAGTTATCCAAAGTTTACAGCGATTTCGCCAGTTGGTTATCCACAGCCCCAATCCCCAGGCCCTCAAAGTAGCGGTTAAAAATGAGTTTGCCTTTTATCAATCTGTGGGCAATGACCAGGCCGGGACAGTCCATTTTACGGGCTATTACGAAGCCGTCTATGCCGCTAGTTTGGTATCTACCCCTGAATATCGCTATCCCATTTATGGCCGGCCGGCCGATTTTCAGAATTGGCCCCATCCCCATCCCACACGGCGAGAGTTGGAAGGCGAGGACGGTTTGCAAGGCTCCCAAGGTAAATTAAAGGGCTTAGAGTTGGCCTGGCTCAAGGATCGGCTGGAGGCCTTTTTAATTCAGGTGCAAGGCTCAGCCCAGTTACAACTCACCAATGGGCAAATGATGACTGTCGGCTATGCGGGTAAAACTAATTTTCCCTACACCAGCATTGGTCAAGAATTAATTAAGGATGGCAAAATTCCCCGCGAGGAGTTGACCCTACCCCGTTTGATCGCTTATTTCCAGGCCAATCCCCTAGAAATGGACAATTATATTCCTCGGAATGAAAGCTTTGTATTTTTTCGGAACACCCAAGGAGGGCAAGCTGAGGGGAGCATTAATGTCCCAGTTACCGCCGAGCGTTCCATTGCCACGGATAAAAGTCTCTGGCCTCCCGGTGCTTTGGCGATTATCAATACGGTAATTCCTCCTAAGCCTGCACAAGGTCATAACGCTGGGCAGCCCGTCAGTCGTTTTGTCTTAGATCAAGATACGGGCAGTGCTATTAAGGGGCCTGGCCGAGTGGATATTTTTATGGGCACTGGAAATGCTGCCAAAGCGAGGGCAGGCCTGATCAATACCGATGGTGAACTTTATTATTTACTTTTAAAATAA
- a CDS encoding DM13 domain-containing protein yields the protein MRIQPATGFKSSVRAVMVGLAAAGLGLVGGIHASFASPEFLSPTHPTQLLAQSPKVISSGTFVSGEHPTKGGVKILKEGNKRLIQLDQGFSTFSMGPDLVVILHRANNVIGSTKPPAYALKAGDYVVVAPLQKFNGTQTYTIPENINLANYKSVGIWCRKFNATFGAATLK from the coding sequence ATGAGAATTCAGCCTGCAACAGGATTCAAGTCTTCGGTTCGCGCTGTAATGGTCGGTTTAGCTGCGGCGGGCCTGGGACTCGTGGGGGGTATTCATGCCAGTTTCGCCAGCCCTGAGTTTTTATCTCCGACTCATCCAACCCAACTCCTTGCCCAGTCACCAAAAGTGATTAGTTCTGGCACATTTGTCTCAGGAGAACATCCCACTAAAGGCGGAGTCAAAATCCTTAAGGAGGGCAATAAACGGTTGATTCAACTGGATCAAGGATTTAGTACCTTCTCTATGGGGCCAGACTTGGTTGTTATCCTCCATCGGGCCAACAATGTCATTGGTTCTACCAAACCTCCGGCCTATGCTCTCAAAGCTGGAGATTATGTGGTGGTTGCGCCGCTGCAGAAATTTAATGGAACTCAGACCTACACTATTCCCGAAAATATCAATTTGGCAAACTATAAATCTGTAGGAATTTGGTGTCGGAAATTTAATGCCACCTTTGGTGCCGCCACTCTCAAGTAA
- a CDS encoding adenylate/guanylate cyclase domain-containing protein, whose translation MPEIYCRPDGETVPINPNETVLDALLRANIDHTHVCGGHANCSTCRIMVLDGIEHCTLPSGPELALAKKLDFPFHIRLACQTKVSQGKVEIRRMVLDRDDIGLVDQQLAHQGTGAKKNVALLVAGIRGEAEFDEVNFPFDVVYVISRYFNRLHQVVSKFGGTLNNFLGNRAIATFGVEENEDSARQAIWAALEMQTAMGELNHFLHTLSYQPLQLTIGVHFGPVVLVPVDPTRPEFVSPFGEAVNVATLIEAANKNAGTSLLVSGDAHQQVKDAVTTQRTGRLARTGGDLTLVEITAITGEPPFVNSIVSQATAPGLSLGQRVTAFMNRFKK comes from the coding sequence ATGCCAGAAATTTATTGCCGTCCCGATGGCGAAACAGTGCCGATTAACCCCAATGAGACGGTGCTGGATGCCCTGTTGCGAGCCAATATTGACCATACCCATGTCTGTGGTGGCCATGCCAATTGCTCGACCTGTCGCATCATGGTCTTAGATGGGATTGAGCATTGCACGCTGCCTTCGGGGCCTGAACTAGCCTTAGCCAAAAAGCTGGATTTTCCCTTTCATATTCGCCTGGCCTGCCAAACCAAAGTCTCCCAAGGCAAGGTAGAAATTCGCCGTATGGTGTTAGATCGAGATGACATTGGCCTGGTGGATCAGCAATTAGCCCATCAGGGGACTGGCGCAAAGAAAAATGTGGCTCTCCTGGTGGCTGGAATTCGGGGTGAGGCGGAGTTTGATGAGGTCAATTTTCCCTTTGATGTCGTTTATGTCATTAGCCGCTATTTTAATCGCCTCCATCAGGTCGTTAGCAAGTTTGGGGGTACACTCAACAACTTTTTGGGGAATCGGGCAATTGCTACCTTTGGTGTGGAGGAAAATGAGGATTCGGCTCGCCAGGCCATTTGGGCAGCTTTAGAAATGCAAACGGCGATGGGTGAACTAAACCATTTTCTCCATACCCTGTCCTACCAACCCTTGCAACTTACGATCGGTGTCCATTTTGGCCCCGTAGTTCTAGTCCCTGTGGATCCAACCCGTCCAGAATTTGTCAGCCCTTTTGGGGAAGCCGTCAATGTCGCCACCTTGATTGAAGCTGCGAATAAAAACGCTGGGACAAGCCTGCTGGTGTCTGGAGATGCCCATCAGCAAGTCAAAGATGCTGTGACGACTCAACGCACGGGCCGCCTGGCGAGAACCGGAGGAGATTTAACCCTGGTGGAAATTACTGCCATTACCGGAGAACCTCCCTTCGTAAATTCAATAGTTTCCCAGGCCACAGCACCAGGCCTATCTTTGGGACAACGGGTGACGGCATTCATGAACCGATTTAAAAAATAA
- a CDS encoding peroxiredoxin-like family protein — translation MNVQLPFFSSNNFTGLVNDRFWQNFFPVPATNRLVLGGLVPDFELPVVQQGDRIRLASLWVEKPVVIAFTRIFTQHQYCPFCLPHIKDLNQQYEAFQAKGAELLLVTSTDIGQSQMVVTDLQLKMPLLSDPECKTFKKYQTGQALGAPLPAQFIITTAGRLHYKHLFSFFDHNSSASQLLAELDQLPV, via the coding sequence GTGAACGTGCAGCTACCCTTTTTTAGTTCCAATAACTTTACAGGCCTGGTCAATGACCGCTTCTGGCAGAACTTTTTCCCCGTGCCAGCAACTAATCGCCTTGTCCTTGGGGGCCTGGTTCCCGATTTTGAATTGCCCGTTGTCCAGCAGGGAGACCGAATTCGTTTAGCGAGTCTCTGGGTTGAGAAGCCTGTAGTGATTGCCTTTACCCGCATTTTCACCCAACATCAATACTGCCCCTTTTGTTTGCCTCACATTAAAGACCTGAATCAACAATATGAGGCGTTCCAGGCCAAGGGAGCCGAGCTTTTACTCGTTACCAGTACCGACATTGGCCAAAGTCAAATGGTGGTCACAGACCTTCAACTCAAAATGCCCCTCCTCAGCGACCCGGAGTGCAAAACCTTCAAAAAATATCAAACTGGCCAGGCCCTCGGCGCACCCCTACCCGCCCAGTTCATCATCACCACCGCCGGACGACTTCACTACAAGCACCTATTTTCTTTTTTTGATCACAATTCAAGCGCCTCCCAATTGCTGGCAGAACTCGATCAACTGCCTGTCTAA